In Patescibacteria group bacterium, the DNA window GGCGATGACGGCTAAGACGCTTGTTGATGGCCGCATTATGACGCCCAATGAAGTGCGGGAAAAGTTTCTTGAGATGGACCCGCTGCCCGGTGGTGATGAGTTCTATGTCCCGCCCACGCCCGCACCTTTCGGCGGCCTTGGTCTTGATGATGAGGAGACAGCACAGGACAAGGATGATAAAACAACCGTACCCGCTGCCGTGCCTACAGAGAAGCCCGTTGAAAAGGCCAAGCGCAAGCCCCGCAAGCCACGCGAGGAAATGGCTAAGGCCATCGTTAATCACCGGGCCACTGTTGCCGCCTATGCCTATGACGCTATCTATCAGGTTATTGATAAGGCTTATGTGGCCTATGCGGACGCGGTTCACGGCGTGATTGGAACCAATGTTAAGAAGGTTGCCTTTATCAAGTTAGACCTTGTAACAGAGGCCATCGCATCCCTTGACCCCGTTACCATGAAGCTGGCCGAAGACCTGCTAAAGGTTGAAAATGGCTTGCTTGATAAGATTATCAGGGCCGAATACCAACGAGTCAAAGACTTCGCACCTGAAAAGGCTATTGCCGCTGATATTGAAAGCCAGGTATCCAAGCACCTAGACCGCATCGTTAAGGCCAGCGTTAAGGCCGTGAGCGAGACGGTTATCGACCGGGTTACAAAGCACCTTGAGGATGGCATAGCATCCGGTCAGACCGCCGCTGAACTAGGCCGGGATATTCAGGACTTGCTTGGCAAGGACACGGCGCAGGCGCAGACCATAGCGCGGACTGAGACCCTGAAGTATACAGAGACTAGCCGGTATGAAACCCTTACCGCGATGGGGTTTGAGGAGAAGGAATGGATACATTCAGAGCATAGCAACGCCCGCCCCGGTCATGAAGCCCTTAACGGAACGGTGGTTAAGCTAGGCGAATACTTTGTAGACCCCGTGACCGGTGATAAGCTCATGTTCCCCGGTGACCCTAACGCGCCCGTAGGGGCCGTTGCAAATTGTGGGTGCACCTTCGTTGAATACGTCAAGGAAGCGGTGGAGGAATAATGAAAACCCTAATCGCCAAATATGCCGCGCTCCTTGACGCGCCTATCACGCCCGAGGCTATGCTTGAACTCAAGGCAACCCGTGACACCCTGGCTTCAGACAAGGGCGTGGTCCTGACCAAGTTTGAAAACCCCCGGCTCCATTTCCTTGATGGGCGTGTGTCATGGGCTGATATCGCGCCTGCCGTTGATAGCAAGGTTGAGGTCAATCTGGTTGTCATGGATAAGGAAACTATCCCGGCCATCAAGGGCTTCAAGAAGTATGTCCTTGGCTATGCCGTTGATAGCACTAAACCATTTGAAGGCGATAACATCGAGGCGCTTGTTACAACCATCATACCCGATACGGACTACAAGGTCGGTTCTATACTGGCCGTAAAGACAGGGGGCGTTAGACCTATAAGGGCTGACGGCCACTTTAAGGTTGAGATTGACCCGCCCCTAACCTTCACGGCCAAGAAAGATAAACTCAACTGCGCTAAGGAAATCATCCGCAAGGCGTTCAAGGCCGAGGCGCTTGAGATGGATAAGGCGATGGCCGTTGACTTGTGCGTGTCCAAGGTGCTTAAGTTCGACCTCGATGCGTATTATGGGGTAGGCGTGGACAAGGCCGTGAAGTTCTGCAAGGCTATGGACTTCATGAAAGAGGGGATTGTTTACGGCATAGTCTACCCTGTGAATGAAGTTGATACGGACGGTGACTATGCTACACCCGAAGAGGTACAAAAGGCTGCATGGCGTTTCATGGAGGATTTCCAAGCCTTCAACTTCATGCACTCTGAACCTCTCACAGCCCAGGATGTCACACTAGTTGAAAGCGCCACGGCGATGGCTGATATCAAAGACCTTGGCATTAAGAAGGGAGATTGGTATATCGCCGTCCGCGTGCGTAATGATGAACTCAAGGACAAGATTTTAAAGGGTGAGATTACCGGCTTCAGCATGGAGGGCAGCGCGCAGCCCGGTAAACCAATCCCTGAACTTGAAAGGATGAAACAATGAAACCTTATCCCAATTATAAGGGCAATAACTTAACGGACATAGTGCCGCGAAAGATTGCGCTTGTGACAGAGGGAGCTAATAAAAAGAAGTTCTGTTTGTTTAAACTCAAAGAAAAAGGAAATCCCACAATGGAAAAGACCGAACTGGATACCATCGTATCCGAAGTGGTCAAGGCCATTCAGCCCATGCTGACCGACCTTACCGCAAAGACCGACGCCATCGCTAAGATGGTCAAACCCGAAGACAAAGACCCCGAACTCACCGATGAGCAGGTTAAGGCACAGGTTGCCGCCGCTCTTGCCAAGGAAGGAAACTAACATGAAACAGTCCGAACTCAACAAAATGCTTGAGGGTATCTCTACCCGTAAGGCTCGCTTTTCAGTGGGCGAAAATCGCGGTCCTGAGACCATGACCGAACTGCATAAGGGCAGCGTCACGGGTGAAGACCGCTATGCTCGCGCCATCAAAAAAATTCAGGTTGACAGCGATAAGCTGCTCCTGACTTCCAAGTCTACCGGCATCCCGGTTGAGAAGCTGAACGCGTATGCAGGTTTCAAGCGCTTCATCGAGGATGATAGTGAACTTAAGAAGGTCATGACTGACACCACCCAGTCCAACTGGATTCCCTCCAATTTCAGCGCGGATTTCGTTGATGCTGTCGGCCTTGAACTCAAGGTAGCGGCCCTGTTCCCTGAGGTTCAAATGACCTCTCCGACTCAGTACTTCAGCATCAAGACTGATTTCAGCACGGCCTATACCAAGACTGAAGGTTCTGACGCGACTGCTTCACCGAACATTACGGACCAGAAAGGCACCCTCACGGCTAAGGTTATCGCGGTCTATCAGACCATCAGCGATGAGCTTGACCAGGACGCGGCCTTTGCTCAGGCTCCCATGCTGCGCAATGACTGCATCACGGCCATCGGGCGCGGTATCGAGAACGCCATTATCAACGGTGACTCTTCGACTACCCACCTTGACACGGATGTTACGCTGGCCTACGATGTGCGCCATGCCTGGCAGGGCTTGCGGCGTTATGCTTACGCTAACTCCCTGACCACCGACCTGTCCACCTTCAACGCTGACACCGTGACAGCCCTCCTGGGCAGCATGGGCGTTTATGGCGCGGACCCTTCACAGATTGCCGTTATCGTTGGTACGGGTGGCCGTATCAAGCTGCTGAACCTCAAGGACAACCAGAATAACCGCGTTTACCTTGAGTACGGTACGCCCGGCGCTATGAATGTGGCAATGGTTCCCGGTGGTGTCGGCAAACTGGCCGGTTGCGATGTGTTGGTTTCCGAGTTCTGCCGCGAGAACCTGAACGCGTCAGGCTTCTATGACAGCACCGTGGCTACCAAGAAGTCGCTCCTGTTCGTTCGTAAGGATGGATGGGTTCGTGGCATGAGCCGGAACATGACGGTTGAAACCGACCGTGATATCGTTGCGCAGTATACCAAGCTGGTGGTTTCCACCCGCATGGCTTTCGCGCCCCGTTATTACACCGGCGAAACCACCACTTGGCTCGGATACAACATCTAAGGAGACATCCCTAACCTCGGATAGGGGGGAAGTAACTAACCCCCTATTACTTTACCATGATACAAGGCGTGATGATATTCTACGATGACGGCCCGGAACTCTTAGAGAGGGCGCTTACCTCTTTAAAGAAGGTGACTGACCGGGTGTTAGCCGTGGACGGGGCATATAGGGAATTTCCGCATAAGGATTTTCTTAGCAAGAAAGAGAACCGCAAGATAGCCAAGGCGCTTGCCGATGAAGTTATCACACCTGATAAGGAGTGGTATGATGAGCCGACAAAAAGAAACGCATACCTCACGCTCAAAAGCGAAAAAGACTACTACCTCATGCTCGACGCGGATGAAGAAATTATTGGGCGAAAGCCTGAACGATGCGTGCATCCGTGCTACAGGGTTTCGCTATCTACATTCCGTAGCGAACAATGGCTACCCGCTTACTACAACCGGCTCTTCAGGCATCACGAAGGGATGCGTTACCACCTCACCCATAACAACCTCGTCACGCCCGCAGGCATAGCGCTTGCCCTGCCGGATAGCCATATCCCTATCTGTGAGGATGTGACTATTAAGCATTACCCCGGCGAAAGGTCAAATGAGCGGCAGGCGGAAGACGCGGTATTTGAGGGGCGCAAAGAAGAGCGCCTGATAGTCCTGCCGGTCATGCAGGCAACGCCTGACAGCACAGTCAAGGGTACGCCCATGCAGGTTAGATACATAGCCGCTGCGCCCTATCGCGGATTTGATGACGTTAACGGGCAGTCGGTTAACCTGAACTGCCGACAGGGTGACTTAGTTTATATCAGCCGCGAGAAGTGGGCGCAATTACAGGCAGATTTCAAGGGGTCATGGGTGCTTATCAAGGAGATAGACAATGGCTGAATTTGTTAGCCTGGCCTCAATCAATGCAACCAGTATTCAGACCTATCTGAATGATACCACTATCAGCGCAGACCTGATTAATGCTCACCTGTTAGGGGCGCGGTCATTTGTTGAGGAATATTGCAGGCATGATTTTCTGTCCACCACACGGACGGCAGAGAAGCCCCTGATTGATAAGAATACATCGGTATTCTACCTTAAGAACTGGCCGGTTGCAAGCATTACCTCGCTTGTTGAAAACGGCAATACCCTTGTGGAGGATACGGACTTTTACATTGACAAAGACACTGGCAGGGTTGAGAAGATAGCGTCTACCGATATCCTTAACCCTGACCGTGATGTCTCCTATTGGTCCACGGAGCGGGCGGCGGTGGTGGTTACCTATGTAGGCGGGGAAGCCATTACCGATGACGTTATCATGGCCGTTAAAGAGATAGCGGCTATCAGGGCAGGCGTCAAGCGGCGGACCTATACGGACGGCGAAGGCGTTGAGCGGGCCACCACCATGAACAGCATCCCGAAGGACATCATGGATGTGCTTAACCGGCACAGGCACAGGCAGTATATTTTATGATTGAAGTAAAAGTCATTCCTGACCCTGCCTTTCTTGACCTTGCCGAAAGGCTTAAGGTGGGCTTACTGCCCGTTATCGACAAGGAGACGCGCCTTACTACTGGCTATGCCAAGCGATTGATAATCAGGTCAACGGCTAGAGGCAGGACCGGACTAACGCAGGGCATGTGGAAAACAGAGAAGATAACCGAAGGCGTTTACAGGATATACAACCTGTTCAAGCACGTTGCTTTCCTTGAATACGGAACCGGCATCTATGGCCCCTTCAAGCGGTGGATTAGACCTAAGACGGCCATGTTCTTG includes these proteins:
- a CDS encoding phage major capsid protein; the protein is MKQSELNKMLEGISTRKARFSVGENRGPETMTELHKGSVTGEDRYARAIKKIQVDSDKLLLTSKSTGIPVEKLNAYAGFKRFIEDDSELKKVMTDTTQSNWIPSNFSADFVDAVGLELKVAALFPEVQMTSPTQYFSIKTDFSTAYTKTEGSDATASPNITDQKGTLTAKVIAVYQTISDELDQDAAFAQAPMLRNDCITAIGRGIENAIINGDSSTTHLDTDVTLAYDVRHAWQGLRRYAYANSLTTDLSTFNADTVTALLGSMGVYGADPSQIAVIVGTGGRIKLLNLKDNQNNRVYLEYGTPGAMNVAMVPGGVGKLAGCDVLVSEFCRENLNASGFYDSTVATKKSLLFVRKDGWVRGMSRNMTVETDRDIVAQYTKLVVSTRMAFAPRYYTGETTTWLGYNI
- a CDS encoding XkdF-like putative serine protease domain-containing protein → MKTLIAKYAALLDAPITPEAMLELKATRDTLASDKGVVLTKFENPRLHFLDGRVSWADIAPAVDSKVEVNLVVMDKETIPAIKGFKKYVLGYAVDSTKPFEGDNIEALVTTIIPDTDYKVGSILAVKTGGVRPIRADGHFKVEIDPPLTFTAKKDKLNCAKEIIRKAFKAEALEMDKAMAVDLCVSKVLKFDLDAYYGVGVDKAVKFCKAMDFMKEGIVYGIVYPVNEVDTDGDYATPEEVQKAAWRFMEDFQAFNFMHSEPLTAQDVTLVESATAMADIKDLGIKKGDWYIAVRVRNDELKDKILKGEITGFSMEGSAQPGKPIPELERMKQ